Proteins encoded by one window of Nicotiana tabacum cultivar K326 chromosome 10, ASM71507v2, whole genome shotgun sequence:
- the LOC107772544 gene encoding epidermis-specific secreted glycoprotein EP1-like, which yields MSPSLPTTLVASLFLFCQIFSSIAQVPVENTFKFVNEGELGPFVVEYQADYRVFSGIFTNPFQFCFYNTTPNAWTLALRMGTVRSESLMRWVWEANRGNPVKENATFSLGTDGNLVLAEANGRIAWQTNTAKKGVTGFKLLPNGNFVLHNSKGKFIWQSFDHPTDTLLVGQSLRLSGPNKLVSRASMKKNVNGPYSLEVKPKIFGIYNRTKLAVELAWFDFKNSTLESIKLNSGNQRVKLDYRLAKSTTRNSHVMAFTKINTTLTYLRLEIDGNLKAYTFYEDKEEDRFRWRVTYNML from the coding sequence atGTCTCCTTCATTGCCTACTACACTTGTtgcctctctctttcttttctgccaaatattttcttcaattgcccAAGTCCCAGTTGAAAACACCTTCAAATTCGTCAATGAAGGTGAATTAGGACCTTTTGTTGTCGAATACCAAGCAGATTATCGTGTTTTCTCTGGAATTTTCACTAATCCATTCCAGTTCTGTTTTTACAACACTACCCCTAATGCATGGACACTAGCTTTGCGCATGGGTACTGTCCGTTCCGAATCTCTAATGCGTTGGGTATGGGAAGCTAATAGGGGAAATCCTGTCAAGGAAAATGCCACTTTTTCTTTAGGAACAGATGGAAATCTTGTCTTGGCAGAAGCTAATGGTCGAATTGCTTGGCAAACAAACACAGCTAAAAAAGGCGTCACTGGTTTCAAGTTGTTACCAAATGGTAACTTTGTCCTTCATAACTCAAAGGGAAAATTcatttggcagagtttcgaccATCCCACCGACACTCTTTTAGTGGGCCAATCTCTCCGCTTGTCAGGCCCGAATAAGCTTGTGAGCCGGGCCTCCATGAAAAAGAACGTAAACGGGCCTTACAGCTTGGAAGTGAAACCGAAAATATTCGGTATCTATAACAGAACCAAGCTTGCCGTGGAATTAGCttggtttgatttcaaaaatagcaCTTTGGAATCAATAAAATTGAACAGCGGAAATCAAAGGGTGAAGTTGGACTACAGATTGGCTAAATCAACAACAAGAAATTCCCATGTTATGGCGTTCACTAAAATCAACACAACTTTAACATACCTTCGGCTAGAAATAGATGGAAATCTCAAGGCCTACACTTTCTACGAAGACAAAGAAGAAGACAGATTCCGTTGGCGCGTAACTTATAACATGCTTTAA